The proteins below come from a single Leptospiraceae bacterium genomic window:
- a CDS encoding PAS domain-containing sensor histidine kinase: MNNIPKYKLHLNTEAFADTLPQGFVFQDSEGKIQFANASALRILGITLEEIQGRDSNDTNWMAIQENGYPFPGEEHPSSVALKTGKEIKNKIMGVFNSAAQKYIWINIQAIPVFTEEKSDPSGVYITFDDITELKKNKDFDTELYTRLRQSSLEIAQRQNAIDKHAIVAITDKNGTIVYVNQRFCKISKYSKEELIGKNHRIINSGYHSKFFFQNMYSTIQSGDTWHGEIRNRAKDKSYYWVATTIAPLRNVNGEIEQYLAIRTDITERVNAEEALRVSEARTRAILDNSLESILFLNPNKTIEFYNNVAANNAKVIFNTELRVGESILSFISSEEKELFEKNFQCALQGERIVMEKFFLIHNTKLWFEIQYAPIKNRANQIIGVLLNARDINEKKRADEERNKYMIELENLIQTKDKFFNIIAHDLRNPFAGIIGISEMLEEKLKLENTENSNDILKISQLIQSSSKSAFSLLENLMQWARSQTGDMRFEPMITSINAIIEATLILVEGNAFKKNITIERKLDTEKFIYADPEITKTILRNILTNAIKFTFPNGKIIISNKFTSNFVEVSISDTGMGMQPKNLDKLFRIDSKFSNLGTESEKGTGLGLILCKEFAEKQGGKIWVESELGKGSTFTFTLPLAGYLNEYK; encoded by the coding sequence ATGAACAATATTCCTAAATATAAGTTACACCTTAATACGGAAGCGTTCGCTGACACACTACCCCAAGGCTTCGTATTTCAAGATTCAGAAGGCAAAATACAGTTTGCGAATGCCTCCGCTCTGCGCATACTCGGTATTACCCTGGAAGAAATTCAAGGAAGAGATTCTAATGATACCAATTGGATGGCGATACAAGAAAATGGTTACCCATTTCCAGGTGAAGAGCATCCATCATCGGTAGCTCTAAAAACAGGAAAAGAAATAAAAAATAAGATAATGGGAGTTTTTAATTCTGCTGCGCAAAAATACATATGGATAAACATTCAAGCTATTCCAGTGTTTACAGAGGAGAAATCGGATCCTTCTGGAGTTTATATAACCTTTGATGATATTACCGAATTAAAAAAAAACAAAGACTTTGATACAGAATTGTATACTCGATTAAGACAATCGAGTTTAGAAATTGCGCAAAGACAAAACGCTATCGACAAACATGCAATAGTCGCTATTACTGATAAGAATGGAACGATTGTTTATGTTAATCAGCGATTTTGTAAAATCAGCAAATATTCAAAAGAAGAATTAATCGGCAAAAACCATCGAATCATAAACTCAGGCTATCATTCTAAATTTTTTTTTCAGAATATGTATTCCACAATTCAAAGTGGTGACACTTGGCACGGAGAAATTAGAAACCGTGCAAAGGATAAGAGTTACTATTGGGTAGCCACAACTATAGCTCCACTTAGAAATGTAAATGGAGAAATTGAACAATACCTCGCTATTCGAACAGACATCACCGAGAGGGTGAATGCAGAAGAAGCATTGCGTGTATCGGAAGCTAGAACAAGGGCAATTTTAGATAATAGTTTAGAATCTATTCTTTTTTTGAATCCGAATAAGACTATTGAATTTTATAATAATGTTGCGGCTAATAACGCCAAAGTGATATTCAATACTGAACTTAGAGTCGGCGAATCTATTCTATCTTTTATCTCTTCAGAAGAAAAAGAATTATTCGAAAAAAACTTTCAATGTGCGCTTCAAGGAGAAAGAATTGTGATGGAAAAATTTTTTCTCATTCACAATACTAAGCTCTGGTTTGAAATACAATATGCCCCAATTAAAAATAGAGCCAATCAAATTATCGGGGTTTTGTTAAATGCACGAGATATCAATGAAAAGAAAAGAGCCGATGAAGAAAGAAATAAATACATGATTGAATTGGAAAACCTTATTCAGACTAAAGATAAATTTTTTAATATCATAGCGCATGATCTCCGTAACCCGTTTGCTGGGATCATTGGAATATCTGAGATGCTAGAAGAAAAATTAAAATTAGAGAACACTGAGAATTCAAATGATATCTTAAAAATTTCTCAACTCATTCAATCCTCATCAAAGTCCGCTTTTTCGCTTTTAGAGAATCTGATGCAATGGGCAAGATCACAGACAGGAGATATGCGTTTTGAACCAATGATTACGTCCATCAATGCAATCATTGAGGCTACTCTCATATTAGTCGAAGGCAATGCATTCAAAAAAAATATAACCATAGAAAGAAAACTAGATACAGAAAAATTTATCTACGCTGATCCCGAAATTACTAAGACAATTCTTAGAAATATTTTAACCAACGCGATCAAGTTTACTTTTCCGAACGGAAAAATAATCATCTCCAATAAATTTACAAGTAACTTTGTTGAAGTTTCAATCTCTGACACAGGCATGGGAATGCAGCCAAAGAATCTAGATAAGCTTTTTAGAATCGATTCAAAATTCTCCAATCTTGGAACTGAAAGCGAAAAAGGAACCGGACTCGGTCTAATTCTTTGCAAAGAATTCGCAGAAAAACAAGGCGGAAAAATTTGGGTAGAAAGTGAATTAGGTAAAGGAAGCACGTTTACTTTCACTTTGCCGCTAGCTGGGTATCTTAATGAATATAAATAA
- the rpoN gene encoding RNA polymerase factor sigma-54 yields the protein MLSQQLVHKQTQKLVMTADLRQSIELLPLSTLELADKIQAELIDNPLLEEVFNPEKPKSPELYSVTEVRDKEKRELSKSTEGNLQDMYNIEGPYRHDNEARDKNQSMIEASPLREKLSDHLMSQLRLLDITEEELEIGEILISMIDDHGFITTPFEEISKEMNLSLKLLKKVIQSIHQLDPIGIGAANIQQTLMIQARILKPEDENLYILLKDHFKDLEKLDYKKISKAMKISEEKVEQIAKSIKKLEPYPATLYISKKTDYIVPDVVVKETDGEFTIHINDEWIPKISINKEYKNVLVKSCSPADKEFITTRVNSAQWLIRSINQRRQTLYRVMNSIIDFQIDFFKNGINDLKPLTLKDIADKLSMHESTVSRITTNKYVQTSWGILELKWFFSSGLKSAEGGKESSKKIHDMIRTLVKEESEDNPLSDQDIVDIMGKRGIEIARRTVAKYRKILKILPSNRRKRIRDLKAS from the coding sequence ATGCTAAGCCAACAATTAGTTCACAAACAAACTCAGAAATTAGTGATGACAGCTGATTTACGTCAGTCTATCGAATTATTACCGTTATCCACTCTAGAACTAGCAGATAAAATACAGGCAGAATTAATTGATAATCCTCTTCTAGAAGAAGTATTCAATCCCGAAAAACCAAAATCGCCTGAGCTTTATTCTGTGACAGAAGTTCGTGATAAAGAAAAGAGAGAACTGAGTAAGAGCACAGAAGGTAACCTGCAAGATATGTATAATATCGAAGGTCCTTACAGGCACGACAATGAAGCAAGGGACAAAAATCAAAGTATGATTGAAGCTTCTCCCCTGAGAGAAAAATTAAGCGATCATTTGATGTCTCAACTACGACTCTTAGATATTACGGAAGAAGAATTAGAAATTGGGGAAATTTTAATTTCTATGATTGATGACCATGGATTTATCACAACTCCATTCGAAGAAATATCGAAAGAAATGAATTTAAGTCTGAAACTTCTAAAGAAGGTAATTCAGAGTATCCACCAATTAGATCCGATAGGAATTGGAGCGGCTAATATCCAGCAAACGCTCATGATACAAGCTAGGATTTTAAAACCAGAAGACGAAAATCTATATATTCTACTAAAAGATCATTTTAAAGATTTGGAAAAGCTAGATTATAAAAAAATTTCCAAGGCGATGAAAATATCAGAAGAAAAAGTAGAGCAGATTGCAAAGAGTATTAAAAAATTAGAACCTTATCCTGCCACATTATATATTTCAAAAAAAACAGACTATATTGTGCCTGACGTAGTCGTAAAAGAAACTGACGGTGAATTTACAATTCATATCAATGATGAATGGATCCCTAAAATTTCTATCAACAAAGAATACAAAAATGTTTTAGTAAAATCATGCAGTCCGGCAGATAAAGAATTTATTACAACGCGAGTCAATTCTGCTCAATGGTTGATTCGCTCTATTAACCAAAGACGTCAGACGCTATATCGAGTTATGAATTCAATTATTGATTTTCAAATTGACTTTTTTAAAAATGGTATTAATGACTTGAAACCACTCACACTAAAAGACATTGCTGATAAACTCAGTATGCACGAGTCTACTGTATCTAGAATCACAACGAATAAATATGTGCAAACATCTTGGGGAATTTTAGAACTAAAATGGTTTTTTTCTTCCGGTTTAAAGTCAGCAGAGGGAGGTAAGGAATCCTCTAAAAAAATTCATGATATGATTCGCACTCTAGTCAAAGAGGAAAGTGAGGATAATCCGCTCTCCGATCAAGATATAGTTGATATCATGGGCAAACGCGGAATTGAAATTGCAAGAAGAACAGTAGCGAAATACAGAAAGATCTTAAAGATACTTCCATCAAATCGAAGAAAAAGAATACGGGATTTAAAGGCGAGTTAG
- a CDS encoding HPr kinase/phosphorylase: protein MSIASISVETIVREHPELELKLISGEKGISKKISNSEINRPGLSLTGFFDFFAHDRIQVFGKGEWAYLNSLSEEKLLSIAEKFFSYSLSCIIFTHGNPPQKELISKTETLHIPLFVSPMSTHKFITLISDVLNKSLAPRTMRHGVLIEVFGIGILLSGRSGVGKSETALELIERGHRLVADDMVEIRRYSESYLIGTCSDILSHHMEIRGLGIINIKDIFGVGSVRDSKLIELIINIEEWSEEVDYDRTGLDEETDEILGVKVPFLKIPIKPGRNIPIIVETAAMNQRLKKMGTYGAREFNSKLTNYIEQIKIEKSHIKD from the coding sequence ATGTCTATTGCGAGTATAAGTGTTGAAACAATTGTAAGGGAACATCCTGAATTAGAATTAAAGCTTATTTCAGGAGAAAAAGGAATTTCGAAAAAAATTTCCAATTCAGAAATCAATAGACCTGGTCTTTCTTTGACTGGTTTCTTTGATTTTTTTGCACATGATAGAATTCAAGTATTTGGAAAAGGGGAGTGGGCTTATTTGAATTCCCTTTCAGAGGAAAAATTACTTTCTATTGCTGAAAAATTCTTCTCTTATTCACTGAGTTGCATTATTTTTACACATGGGAACCCTCCTCAAAAAGAATTAATCAGCAAGACGGAAACTCTCCATATACCGCTCTTTGTGTCTCCAATGTCAACGCATAAATTCATCACACTGATTTCAGATGTATTAAATAAAAGTCTTGCCCCTAGAACGATGCGGCATGGAGTTTTGATTGAAGTATTTGGTATTGGAATTTTACTCTCCGGAAGAAGCGGTGTGGGTAAGAGCGAGACGGCGCTCGAATTAATTGAGAGAGGACATCGACTAGTTGCTGATGATATGGTGGAAATTCGCCGTTATTCGGAAAGTTATCTGATCGGAACTTGTTCTGATATTCTAAGTCATCATATGGAAATTCGCGGATTAGGTATTATCAATATCAAAGATATATTTGGAGTTGGCTCTGTGAGAGATAGCAAACTCATAGAACTCATTATTAATATTGAAGAATGGTCAGAGGAAGTTGATTATGATAGAACAGGTCTAGATGAAGAGACGGATGAGATACTTGGGGTGAAAGTTCCATTTTTAAAAATTCCAATTAAACCGGGGCGTAATATTCCAATCATTGTAGAAACGGCAGCCATGAATCAACGTCTCAAGAAAATGGGAACATATGGCGCACGCGAATTTAATAGCAAACTAACAAACTATATAGAGCAGATTAAAATTGAAAAAAGTCACATTAAAGATTAA
- a CDS encoding HPr family phosphocarrier protein: MKKVTLKIKKDGHGMHARPASLFVKLASQFPCDITVIRDDVEVNGKSIMGLMMLALSSDVEFTITADGKREDEALEVLEQLIQNDFQK, from the coding sequence TTGAAAAAAGTCACATTAAAGATTAAAAAAGACGGACACGGAATGCATGCACGCCCTGCTTCTTTATTCGTGAAGCTGGCAAGTCAATTTCCTTGCGACATCACTGTGATTCGGGATGATGTTGAAGTTAACGGAAAAAGCATAATGGGGCTAATGATGCTTGCCCTCTCATCTGATGTAGAATTTACAATTACTGCTGATGGAAAGAGAGAAGACGAAGCTTTGGAAGTTTTAGAACAACTTATCCAAAACGATTTCCAGAAATGA
- a CDS encoding HAMP domain-containing protein — protein sequence MKFFKEIKLSGEGKYYLRDLYIFLLSIFISILLAETIIFSDSNAIDLVDKIFVYIYIIFPLFSLALIISYIYRNIRIRQTGKLRSVIRYRLTLAFVFVSILPSIPIVLFSSNVVGRLVESFYRIDISEALKSAISDVKQAEEEDKKNIIAKAKLLQRAVTKGFAQPENIYTRTSELGLLQSDKYYVGIIKGGKVIAETIPLYSIILLQNFTKKTDEPYENYTLYQKDKSYILVKIASKETDNFVILGRRMHIGNEKNTFNVIYTENSYNSADLWKEKVPFALRFSLGVFFIMMFGISIIVSFLLARQISRPIVQLASATQRVSRGEIDVQLDLNEEGEMGILIESFNQLTRDLKAKNEELLHTQRIAAWKEVAQKMAHEIKNPLTPIQLSAERIRKRLDNPNREKFDEVVRNGTETIIGQVRVLEHLVKEFSEFARMPTPILINQQLNPIVEESVKLFIDSININFVLKLSKNLPEVFIDKRLFLGVVNNLIKNAVEAIQNHRKESSDTNESQDEILGTIRISTKLEKKLLRKSVVLTVEDSGPGISPELKEKIFQPYYSTKGGHGTGIGLAIVEKTVYDHHAHLSLDESTLGGCNFKIEIPLEDK from the coding sequence ATGAAATTCTTTAAAGAAATAAAACTCTCCGGCGAAGGTAAGTATTATCTTAGAGACTTATATATTTTTCTTCTGAGTATTTTTATTTCCATTTTGCTTGCCGAAACCATTATATTTTCTGACTCGAATGCAATTGATTTAGTTGATAAAATATTCGTTTATATCTACATTATTTTTCCACTGTTTTCTCTTGCCTTGATTATTTCGTATATCTATAGAAATATTCGAATCAGACAAACTGGAAAGCTAAGAAGCGTTATCCGTTACCGCTTAACGCTAGCCTTTGTTTTTGTATCTATTCTACCATCCATTCCAATTGTGCTCTTTTCTTCGAATGTAGTTGGTCGTCTTGTGGAAAGTTTTTATCGAATTGACATTTCAGAAGCACTGAAATCAGCCATTTCTGACGTAAAACAGGCAGAGGAAGAAGATAAAAAAAACATAATCGCAAAGGCAAAGCTTTTACAAAGAGCGGTTACGAAGGGTTTTGCGCAACCTGAAAATATTTACACCAGAACATCCGAACTCGGTCTACTTCAAAGCGACAAATACTATGTCGGGATTATTAAAGGTGGTAAAGTAATTGCAGAGACAATTCCTCTCTATTCCATTATACTTTTGCAGAATTTCACAAAAAAGACAGATGAGCCTTACGAGAATTATACGCTCTATCAAAAAGATAAATCCTATATCTTAGTAAAAATTGCATCGAAGGAAACGGATAATTTCGTTATACTTGGAAGAAGAATGCATATCGGAAATGAAAAGAATACTTTCAATGTTATCTACACAGAAAATTCTTATAACTCTGCCGATTTATGGAAAGAAAAAGTCCCTTTTGCACTTCGATTTTCTCTCGGTGTATTCTTTATTATGATGTTTGGTATTTCGATTATCGTTTCTTTTCTTCTCGCAAGACAAATTTCCAGACCAATCGTTCAACTTGCTAGCGCAACACAACGAGTATCCCGTGGAGAGATAGACGTTCAATTGGATTTGAATGAAGAAGGGGAAATGGGAATCTTGATTGAATCATTCAATCAACTCACAAGAGATTTAAAAGCGAAGAACGAAGAGTTGCTGCACACACAAAGAATTGCAGCATGGAAAGAAGTTGCTCAGAAAATGGCACATGAAATAAAAAACCCACTGACTCCGATTCAACTTTCAGCAGAAAGAATTAGAAAGAGATTAGACAATCCCAATCGAGAAAAATTTGATGAAGTAGTTCGCAATGGAACAGAGACTATCATTGGTCAAGTTCGTGTGCTCGAACATTTAGTAAAAGAATTTTCAGAATTTGCAAGAATGCCAACTCCGATTTTAATCAATCAGCAGTTAAATCCAATTGTAGAAGAGTCTGTAAAATTATTTATCGACAGTATCAATATAAATTTTGTTTTGAAACTTTCTAAGAATTTGCCAGAAGTATTTATAGACAAAAGATTATTTTTAGGTGTAGTAAATAACCTTATAAAAAATGCTGTCGAAGCAATTCAAAATCATAGAAAAGAAAGTTCAGACACAAATGAATCACAGGATGAAATTCTGGGAACGATTCGAATTAGCACAAAGCTAGAAAAAAAACTCTTACGAAAGTCTGTCGTGCTCACAGTAGAAGACAGTGGACCTGGAATTTCTCCCGAGTTAAAAGAAAAAATATTTCAGCCCTATTATTCGACGAAAGGTGGACATGGAACTGGAATTGGACTTGCGATTGTAGAGAAGACGGTTTACGACCATCATGCGCACTTGAGCCTAGATGAATCGACTCTTGGCGGATGTAATTTTAAAATTGAAATTCCTCTTGAGGATAAATAA
- a CDS encoding sigma-54-dependent Fis family transcriptional regulator, giving the protein MKIFILDDEIEIRKSLRNILEDEDYLVEDFANGKSLLKALAKERPSLLLLDVWLGKEDGLQILDECKKIYPLLPIVMISGHGTIELAVSATKKGAVDFLEKPLSISKILDTINTVLAKQINSEIPEVKLEFDQIIGESQAIKKVKFAISQAASTNARVFIYGENGTGKELVAKSIYLNSKRKENPYIEINCAAIPEELIESELFGYEKGAFTGAVEKRIGKFEAANNGTIFLDEICDMSLSTQAKVLRILQEQRFEKLGSSESITVDVRVIAATNIPVEDAIKEGKFREDLYYRLNVIPIIIPPLRERKPDIPLLLDFYIQHTIKENDLPSKKLDNEAIALLTNHFWPGNIRELKNVVERLCIMTIADTIKGKDVKEALIGFKKAEEIFEQGDLKKAKEEFERQYIIKTLQLNEANVSKTSKILGVERTHLYRKIKSLNIQIDNLSD; this is encoded by the coding sequence ATGAAAATTTTTATTTTAGATGATGAGATTGAGATACGAAAATCTCTTCGAAATATTTTAGAAGATGAAGACTACTTAGTAGAAGATTTCGCAAATGGAAAATCTTTACTCAAGGCTTTAGCAAAAGAAAGACCATCCCTTTTACTTTTAGACGTATGGCTGGGAAAAGAAGATGGACTTCAAATTCTAGATGAGTGTAAGAAGATTTATCCGCTACTTCCGATTGTCATGATTTCAGGGCATGGAACTATTGAGCTTGCAGTCAGTGCTACCAAAAAAGGAGCAGTTGATTTTTTAGAGAAGCCACTTTCTATCTCTAAGATTTTAGATACAATTAATACAGTGCTCGCAAAGCAAATCAATTCAGAAATTCCAGAAGTAAAATTAGAATTTGATCAGATTATTGGTGAGTCGCAAGCAATTAAGAAAGTCAAGTTTGCAATCTCGCAGGCTGCGTCAACTAACGCACGCGTTTTTATCTATGGAGAGAATGGAACAGGAAAAGAACTTGTTGCCAAATCCATTTATTTAAATTCAAAACGAAAAGAAAATCCATATATTGAAATCAACTGTGCTGCAATTCCAGAAGAGTTAATTGAATCGGAACTATTTGGATATGAGAAAGGAGCCTTTACAGGAGCCGTAGAAAAGCGAATTGGGAAATTTGAAGCGGCTAACAACGGAACTATTTTTCTAGATGAGATTTGTGATATGTCTTTGTCTACACAGGCAAAGGTGCTTCGAATTTTACAAGAGCAAAGATTTGAAAAGCTGGGAAGTAGTGAGTCTATTACGGTTGACGTTCGTGTGATAGCGGCAACGAATATTCCTGTAGAAGATGCAATCAAAGAAGGAAAGTTTAGAGAAGACTTATACTACAGGCTCAATGTAATTCCAATTATCATTCCCCCACTCAGGGAGCGTAAGCCTGATATACCTCTACTGTTAGATTTTTACATTCAGCATACGATTAAAGAAAATGATTTACCTTCTAAAAAATTAGACAACGAAGCGATTGCACTTCTGACTAATCATTTCTGGCCTGGAAATATAAGAGAGTTAAAGAACGTAGTCGAAAGACTTTGTATTATGACGATAGCCGACACTATCAAAGGAAAAGATGTAAAAGAAGCACTGATTGGTTTTAAAAAAGCAGAAGAAATTTTCGAGCAGGGCGATTTAAAAAAAGCCAAAGAAGAATTCGAGCGTCAATACATCATAAAGACTCTGCAACTAAATGAGGCTAATGTAAGTAAGACGTCCAAAATATTGGGTGTGGAAAGAACACATCTATACAGAAAAATAAAATCACTGAATATTCAGATTGATAACTTGAGCGACTAA
- the rlmD gene encoding 23S rRNA (uracil(1939)-C(5))-methyltransferase RlmD, which translates to MHFGICAGCDLLDLPYAEQLKEKELEVKDIFRDWKNLPIKKTMPSPEEYFYRHKVQLPFGHKKGKYEEILTLGLHAKDYSKIIDLKECKIQDEALSAIAWDVRDWAREEKYTAYNERYDRGFLKYLILRKSHFSGEILVCLVTSTPKEIVKKKLESLILKIQTTLSKPELKGKSILAGIIQNINKEKTTMAIGDHERLLWGKKYIKEELGGFKYRVGLSTFIQVNPFQTPRLYEEIINNVPEGANVIDAYCGIGTISLWLSKKAKSVLGIESNPHSIEFANIAVKENKIRNVKFLVGDSARILSQLEGSHEILVVDPPRSGLERNCVNAILAMNFKKIIYVSCNPETLEEDARNLSRQYTLKSVQPVDMFPQTFHIESVAIFEK; encoded by the coding sequence ATGCATTTCGGAATCTGCGCGGGCTGTGATCTTTTAGATTTGCCTTATGCAGAGCAATTAAAAGAAAAAGAATTAGAAGTAAAAGATATTTTCAGGGATTGGAAAAATCTTCCAATTAAGAAGACAATGCCAAGTCCAGAAGAGTATTTTTACAGACATAAAGTGCAACTTCCCTTTGGGCATAAAAAAGGCAAATACGAAGAAATTTTAACTCTAGGTCTTCATGCAAAAGATTATTCTAAGATTATTGATTTAAAGGAATGTAAAATACAAGACGAAGCTCTATCGGCTATCGCATGGGATGTGCGCGATTGGGCAAGAGAAGAAAAATACACTGCTTACAATGAAAGATATGATAGAGGATTCTTGAAATATCTAATTCTTAGAAAGAGCCATTTTTCGGGAGAAATTCTAGTTTGTCTGGTGACTTCAACACCGAAAGAAATTGTAAAAAAGAAATTGGAATCTTTGATTCTAAAAATTCAAACTACTCTTTCTAAACCAGAGCTAAAAGGAAAATCAATATTAGCCGGTATAATACAAAATATCAATAAAGAAAAAACTACAATGGCAATCGGGGATCACGAAAGACTTCTCTGGGGAAAAAAATATATTAAAGAAGAATTGGGTGGATTCAAATATAGAGTGGGGCTATCCACGTTTATCCAGGTGAATCCTTTTCAGACTCCAAGACTCTACGAAGAAATTATAAACAATGTTCCAGAAGGGGCTAATGTAATTGATGCGTATTGTGGAATTGGAACCATTTCTCTTTGGCTTTCCAAAAAAGCAAAATCAGTTTTAGGAATTGAAAGTAATCCTCACTCGATAGAATTCGCAAACATAGCAGTCAAAGAAAATAAAATTCGAAATGTAAAATTCTTAGTGGGTGACTCAGCAAGAATTCTTTCACAGCTAGAAGGCTCGCATGAAATTTTAGTTGTGGATCCACCAAGAAGTGGACTGGAAAGAAACTGTGTGAATGCAATTCTTGCGATGAATTTTAAAAAAATAATTTATGTTTCCTGTAACCCTGAAACGCTAGAGGAAGACGCTAGAAATTTATCCAGACAGTATACACTAAAATCTGTGCAGCCCGTTGATATGTTTCCGCAAACATTTCATATTGAGTCAGTTGCCATTTTTGAAAAATAA
- a CDS encoding DUF167 domain-containing protein, with protein sequence MKLSITVKPGSKKPGIEIITDTEWLIRVREPATEGKANQAIIEAVAEKLNLPKSRVALIRGSKSKQKLIEIL encoded by the coding sequence ATGAAACTTTCTATTACAGTAAAACCCGGAAGCAAAAAGCCAGGAATCGAAATCATAACGGATACCGAGTGGCTCATTCGAGTGCGTGAACCTGCGACGGAAGGAAAAGCGAATCAGGCAATTATTGAAGCTGTCGCCGAAAAATTAAATCTTCCCAAATCCAGGGTGGCTCTTATACGCGGTAGTAAATCCAAGCAGAAACTGATAGAAATTTTGTAA
- a CDS encoding SH3 domain-containing protein has product MKLCLFLIRNFFFAISYLFFLGEFLSAQTTPSEEIKQYRFVIAKTGLTLRTSPDTEGEAVETIPFGKVVEVITELPETVNVQGNISNWFEVRYKWNKGYVVSGYLSEASESPEKKVVKQKEYFATWKGDWKCGKEFSNLKIKKNGSFSGWLFGGGDDSGCGGSPVKGSWTINSLGEICLRTNADESCFFIFNNKLIANLNSAAGFKENYESEFMSGLSKVK; this is encoded by the coding sequence ATGAAACTTTGTTTATTCCTCATTCGAAATTTTTTCTTTGCTATTTCTTACTTGTTCTTTTTGGGAGAATTTCTCTCTGCTCAAACCACGCCCTCTGAAGAAATAAAGCAATATAGATTTGTAATTGCAAAGACGGGACTTACTCTTAGGACAAGCCCCGATACTGAAGGGGAAGCAGTGGAAACAATTCCCTTTGGTAAGGTAGTAGAGGTTATTACCGAGTTGCCCGAGACTGTAAATGTGCAGGGAAATATATCCAATTGGTTTGAAGTAAGATACAAATGGAACAAAGGCTATGTAGTCAGCGGCTATTTAAGTGAAGCCTCAGAAAGCCCTGAGAAGAAAGTTGTAAAGCAAAAAGAGTATTTTGCGACATGGAAAGGGGATTGGAAATGTGGAAAAGAATTTTCGAATCTCAAGATAAAAAAGAATGGTAGCTTTTCTGGTTGGTTGTTTGGTGGAGGAGATGATTCCGGCTGTGGTGGAAGTCCGGTGAAAGGAAGCTGGACGATTAATTCTTTGGGAGAAATTTGCCTAAGAACGAATGCGGACGAATCTTGCTTTTTTATTTTCAATAATAAGCTAATTGCGAATTTGAATTCTGCGGCAGGGTTCAAAGAAAATTATGAAAGTGAATTTATGAGTGGTCTCTCAAAGGTAAAATAG